The genomic interval GACGTTTTCGCCCGGCCTGACCTGAGTGCAGTCCAAAAACGCGTGGATGGCCGTTGCATAGGTCAAGCCGCAGGCGGCCCCGGCATGGAACGGCATGCCATCCGGCAGCCGCGACACCTTCTCCTTGGGCGCCAGGCAGAATTCGGCGAACGCACCGTAGCCTGGAAATGCGATGACCCGATCGCCGACGGCCACATGATCCACATTGTGACCGACCTTGGAGACAACTCCGGCAAGATCCATTCCCGGACTGAACGGGAAAGGGGGCTTGACCTGGTAGCGCCCGAGAACCATCAGGGCATCCGGATAGTTGAGAGACGCACTCTTAACCTCGACGAGCACCTGATCCTCTTCGGGTTCGGGGGTAGGGGTCTCTTTTACCGTGAGGTTGTCGATGGGTCCGAATGCTTCGCACAACAGGGCCTTCATAGGAGCTCCGTTTCAGGTGTAATGTCTGGACAGCGTTTCGGCGATGCACGCCGGCTTGTCGTTGCCTTCAACTTCGATGAGGACTTTCCAGCGGAACTGAACGCCGCCCGTCACGTCTTCGATACCCAGTAACGTCAAATGGGGGCGTACGCGCATGCCGGCGGGTACCGGTGCCGCGAAACGCACCTTGTTGAGGCCGTAGTTGACCGTCATTTTGGCTGGGGGCAGCTTCAAGGTGTCGCCCATGATGCGGGGAATCAGCGACAGGGTGAGAAATCCGTGGGCGATGGTGGTGCCATATG from Desulfatitalea tepidiphila carries:
- a CDS encoding MaoC family dehydratase, coding for MPTVEFRSLDELRQKTGQEIAVGDWLTVTQEQINLFAQATGDFQWIHLDEKRAAVESPYGTTIAHGFLTLSLIPRIMGDTLKLPPAKMTVNYGLNKVRFAAPVPAGMRVRPHLTLLGIEDVTGGVQFRWKVLIEVEGNDKPACIAETLSRHYT